The following are encoded together in the Phaseolus vulgaris cultivar G19833 chromosome 9, P. vulgaris v2.0, whole genome shotgun sequence genome:
- the LOC137821904 gene encoding blue copper protein-like — MASSTALVLGSLIAVTMVLPTLATLHTVGDSSGWAIGADYSSWTSGKTFAVGDTLVFNYGAGHTVDEVKESDYKSCTAGNSISSDSSGASTIALKTAGTHYFICSVPGHCSGGMKLAVTVKAGKDTTPSTGTASPSDGTATTATPTSTTTTTAAKSNSASTSSVSSIVAMLIVSWISFCVLRLV, encoded by the exons ATGGCATCCTCCACTGCTCTGGTTTTGGGCTCACTCATAGCAGTCACCATGGTCCTTCCAACCCTGGCAACCCTCCACACCGTGGGAGATTCTTCAGGTTGGGCAATTGGTGCTGATTATAGTTCATGGACTAGTGGCAAGACCTTCGCAGTGGGTGATACTCTCG TGTTCAACTATGGAGCTGGGCACACAGTGGATGAAGTTAAAGAGAGTGACTACAAATCATGCACCGCAGGGAATTCAATTAGTTCAGACAGTAGTGGTGCAAGCACAATTGCCCTCAAGACTGCAGGCACTCATTACTTCATATGTTCTGTTCCTGGACATTGTTCTGGTGGCATGAAACTCGCCGTCACTGTCAAAGCAGGAAAAGACACTACTCCTTCAACTGGGACGGCTTCACCTTCTGATGGCACAGCCACCACAGCCACACCGACAAGCACCACCACAACCACTGCTGCTAAATCAAACTCGGCTTCAACAAGTAGTGTGTCATCAATTGTTGCCATGTTGATTGTTTCATGGATCTCTTTCTGTGTCTTGCGCCTGGTGTAA